The genome window TCATTAACACGTTGCTGACCGCCGCTATTTCGGCTAGTAATGTCTTACCGCTGGCCGTTGAGGTGACCATGATTATGTTCTCTCCATTAAATATGCCGCTCCTAACTGCCTCTTCTTGGGGTGGGTATAGCGACTTAACATTGCGCTTCTCCGCTATAAATGACTTAAGCACGTCTGGCAGCGATAGATCAAGCACCAGCATCTANTCATCAATTAAAATAAGGGTTTAATACTCTATCGGGAACTAGTTTGCTCGTGGGGGCGTAATTATAATGGCGCCGGATACCTTATTAATTGCTTAACGTACTCCATTATTACATCCAATACATTTGGTGGATCTATCCTGGTTGTATCTATAACTAAGTCGAATATGGAGAGGTCGCGAACATCGAAGCCGTAGATTTCCTTATATCGTTTCCTATTGGATTCCTCTCTGCTCCTTATCTCAATTAATGCATCACTAATTGATCTACCATCCCTAGCAGCTAACCTATTGGCCCTTACCTCCTCACTGGCCTTTAGATAGATCTTAACATCAGCGATTCCCCGAAGAACCCAAGCAACGAGNTGCCCCTCTATTACTATATTGCCTTTCTTAGCTTCCTCCAATGTATATGAATCCACCATTTTATCAATGGAGTGATCGGACTCGGCCAACTTATGTAACTCAATCAATGATACGCCTCGCTCTCGCGCA of Thermocladium sp. ECH_B contains these proteins:
- a CDS encoding cytidylate kinase (catalyzes the formation of (d)CDP from ATP and (d)CMP), which encodes MGVIAISGEAASGKTTIAKLLAWRLGYRTVSIGELFRRAARERGVSLIELHKLAESDHSIDKMVDSYTLEEAKKGNIVIEGXLVAWVLRGIADVKIYLKASEEVRANRLAARDGRSISDALIEIRSREESNRKRYKEIYGFDVRDLSIFDLVIDTTRIDPPNVLDVIMEYVKQLIRYPAPL